The proteins below come from a single Malus domestica chromosome 03, GDT2T_hap1 genomic window:
- the LOC114823909 gene encoding uncharacterized protein, producing the protein MALVRPASGNQPPKLRWGELEEDDGEDLDFLLPPMQEIGPDENGIKTVIEYKFNEDGNKVKMTTTTRIRKLANARLSKRAVERRSWPKFGDAVHEDVGARLTMVSTEEILLERPRAPGSKAEEPKAGGDALSQLTKGGAALKLCRTCGKKGDHWTSHCPYKDLAQQPEVFSDKPPTSEAVPGAPSTGKYVPPVQRGGGDRVGSDMRRRNDENSVRVTNLSEDTREPDLLELFRPFGAVSRVYVALDKNTSVSRGFGFVNFVNREDAQRAINKLNGYGYDNLILRVEWATPRAN; encoded by the exons ATGGCTCTAGTGAGACCCGCATCCGGGAACCAACCCCCTAAACTCCGATGGGGAGAGCTCGAGGAGGACGACGgcgaagacctcgactttctcCTGCCGCCGATGCAGGAGATTGGGCCCGACGAGAACGGGATCAAGACGGTGATCGAATACAAGTTCAACGAGGACGGAAATAAGGTCAAGATGACGACCACGACGCGGATTCGGAAACTCGCCAACGCCCGGCTCAGTAAGCGCGCCGTGGAGCGCCGCTCCTGGCCCAAGTTCGGCGACGCCGTGCACGAGGACGTCGGTGCTAGGCTCACCATGGTCTCCACTGAAGAGATCCTCCTCGAGCGCCCCAGGGCTCCTG GTAGCAAAGCAGAAGAACCAAAGGCTGGAGGAGACGCTCTGTCTCAACTCACAAAAGGAGGGGCTGCTCTCAAACTTTGTAGGACTTGTGGTAAGAAGGGTGATCACTGGACTTCACATTGCCCGTATAAGGATCTGGCCCAACAGCCTGAGGTATTTAGTGATAAGCCTCCTACATCAGAAGCAGTACCTGGAGCTCCTAGCACAGGTAAATATGTTCCTCCAGTCCAGAGAGGAGGTGGAGACAGAGTTGGAAGTGATATGAGACGAAGGAATGATGAGAACTCTGTTCGTGTCACCAACCTTTCAGAGGACACTCGCGAGCCTGACTTGCTTGAACTTTTCCGGCCTTTTGGTGCTGTTAGCCGTGTTTACGTTGCTCTTGATAAGAATACTTCCGTTAGCCGAGGATTTGGTTTTGTCAACTTTGTGAACAGGGAAGATGCCCAGAGAGCAATCAACAAACTGAATGGGTACGGTTATGACAATCTCATCCTCAGGGTTGAATGGGCCACGCCGAGGGCAAATTAG